The Halorientalis sp. IM1011 genome window below encodes:
- a CDS encoding YlbF family regulator, whose protein sequence is MSIDTESGETPQSTVDQLSRDLGEAIADLPAYQRFEEAKEAVENDEEAQEKIQEFEEFREEFMLARQTGEATQDDLRELQAKQEALHDIPVMAEFLQAQNELELHLQEINETISEPLRIDFGQKAGGCCED, encoded by the coding sequence ATGAGCATCGATACGGAATCCGGCGAGACGCCCCAGTCGACAGTCGACCAGCTCAGCCGCGACCTCGGTGAGGCGATCGCCGATCTGCCGGCCTACCAGCGGTTCGAGGAGGCCAAGGAAGCCGTCGAGAACGACGAGGAAGCTCAGGAGAAGATCCAGGAGTTCGAGGAGTTCCGTGAGGAGTTCATGCTGGCCCGCCAGACCGGCGAGGCGACACAGGACGACCTCCGCGAACTACAGGCCAAACAGGAGGCGCTCCACGACATCCCCGTGATGGCCGAGTTCCTGCAGGCTCAGAACGAACTCGAACTCCACCTCCAGGAGATCAACGAGACCATCTCCGAGCCCCTGCGGATCGACTTCGGCCAGAAGGCCGGCGGTTGCTGCGAGGACTGA
- a CDS encoding phosphotransferase family protein: MTDETEAYFDRIVDEEKLAEYLEAQLGPVDTYDVSHHQEGHSNETLFVTWGEQELVIRRPPPGETADKAHDVLREYRVVDALQDTDVRVPTTVAATDDHDVIGSDFYVMEREEGTVLRDEEPDRFANADARRQVGEELVDRLAEIHAIDYEAVGLGEFGYPEGFTQRQVKRWSEQFEWAFQVTTDEREVPVVHDVMEWLKANAPEDHPETLVHGDYKLDNVMYAPADEPEIASIFDWEMATLGDPLTDLGWMLSYWWDEKDPDPPESTDTLSTTFMANPDYPTRQELVARYEDATGFEFENERFYRALAVYKLAALGEMFFRRYLEGNSDDPMYPKMRHGVPALADRAQRIIDGEEPL, from the coding sequence GTGACCGACGAGACCGAGGCGTACTTCGACCGGATCGTCGACGAGGAGAAACTGGCCGAGTACCTCGAAGCGCAATTGGGGCCAGTCGACACCTACGACGTGTCCCACCATCAGGAAGGCCACTCCAACGAGACGCTGTTCGTCACCTGGGGCGAGCAGGAACTGGTCATCCGCCGGCCGCCGCCGGGCGAGACCGCCGACAAGGCCCACGACGTGTTGCGGGAGTATCGAGTCGTCGACGCGCTTCAGGACACCGACGTGCGGGTCCCGACCACTGTCGCAGCCACCGACGACCACGACGTCATCGGCTCGGACTTCTACGTTATGGAGCGCGAGGAGGGGACCGTCCTCCGGGACGAAGAGCCCGACCGGTTCGCGAACGCGGATGCACGCCGGCAAGTGGGCGAGGAACTCGTCGACCGGCTGGCCGAGATCCACGCGATCGACTACGAGGCCGTGGGTCTCGGCGAGTTCGGTTACCCCGAGGGGTTCACCCAGCGCCAGGTAAAGCGCTGGAGCGAGCAGTTCGAGTGGGCCTTTCAGGTCACGACCGACGAGCGCGAGGTCCCGGTCGTCCACGACGTGATGGAGTGGCTGAAAGCGAACGCTCCAGAGGACCACCCCGAGACGCTCGTCCACGGGGACTACAAACTCGACAACGTGATGTACGCGCCCGCGGACGAACCCGAGATCGCGAGCATCTTCGACTGGGAGATGGCCACGCTCGGCGACCCGCTCACCGACCTCGGGTGGATGCTGTCGTACTGGTGGGACGAGAAGGACCCCGACCCGCCCGAGTCGACGGACACCCTGTCGACGACGTTCATGGCGAACCCGGACTACCCGACCCGGCAAGAACTGGTCGCCCGCTACGAGGACGCGACCGGTTTCGAGTTCGAGAACGAGCGGTTCTACCGGGCGCTGGCGGTGTACAAGCTCGCCGCGCTCGGTGAGATGTTCTTCCGGCGCTACCTGGAGGGCAACAGCGACGACCCGATGTACCCGAAGATGCGCCACGGCGTCCCCGCGCTGGCCGACCGCGCCCAGCGTATCATCGACGGCGAGGAGCCGCTGTAA
- a CDS encoding acyl-CoA dehydrogenase family protein: MVVEYEDSDTASELRETAHEFVQNEVIPVEREYLGDGPVPHEKIADLRDIAQERGIYCPQIDEEFGGGGYDFRDVLPLFEEAGKSLLGQAAMRVDAPDEGNMHTLEMFGTDEQQEEWLKPLVAGEVRSGFSMTEPMQGAGSDPKMMQTTAEKDGDEWVIDGHKWWTTQGDEADLLLVMARTDMDAHPYSGTSIILVPADADGVEIVEPTPHLGPSVVHESHAEIRYDNVRVPEENLLGPENEGFAIAQERLGPARLTHCMRFSGMAERALGIAKEYMQERTAFDEQLSEKQAQRFAIAEQETKLHAARTMTRHAAEKISRGEQARIEVAMSKYYTANVVQETIDLAVQACGASGISRHLPLADFYESVRAFRIIDGADEVHKRSIAREAFEEENVPEGELANLPRY; this comes from the coding sequence ATGGTAGTCGAGTACGAGGATTCCGACACGGCGTCAGAGCTGCGGGAGACGGCCCACGAGTTCGTCCAGAACGAGGTCATTCCCGTCGAACGAGAGTACCTCGGTGACGGGCCAGTGCCCCACGAGAAGATCGCGGATCTCCGCGATATCGCCCAGGAGCGGGGGATCTACTGCCCCCAGATCGACGAGGAGTTCGGTGGCGGTGGGTACGACTTCCGCGACGTGCTCCCGCTGTTCGAGGAGGCCGGCAAGAGCCTGCTCGGACAGGCGGCGATGCGTGTCGACGCGCCCGACGAGGGGAACATGCACACGCTGGAGATGTTCGGGACGGACGAACAGCAAGAGGAGTGGCTGAAACCCCTCGTGGCCGGCGAGGTCCGCTCGGGCTTCTCGATGACCGAGCCGATGCAGGGCGCGGGCTCGGACCCGAAGATGATGCAGACCACGGCGGAGAAAGACGGCGACGAGTGGGTCATCGACGGCCACAAGTGGTGGACCACGCAGGGTGACGAGGCCGATCTACTGCTCGTGATGGCCCGGACGGACATGGACGCCCACCCTTACTCGGGCACGTCGATCATCCTCGTGCCCGCCGACGCCGACGGCGTGGAGATCGTCGAACCGACCCCCCACCTCGGACCGTCCGTCGTCCACGAGAGCCACGCCGAGATCCGGTACGATAACGTCAGGGTCCCGGAGGAGAACCTGCTCGGCCCGGAGAACGAGGGCTTCGCCATCGCGCAGGAACGGCTCGGTCCGGCCCGGCTGACTCACTGCATGCGCTTCTCCGGCATGGCCGAGCGCGCGCTGGGCATCGCCAAGGAGTACATGCAGGAGCGGACGGCGTTCGACGAACAGTTGAGCGAGAAGCAGGCCCAGCGGTTCGCCATCGCCGAGCAGGAGACCAAACTCCACGCCGCGCGGACGATGACGCGCCACGCGGCCGAGAAGATATCCCGCGGCGAGCAGGCCCGCATCGAGGTCGCGATGAGCAAGTACTACACCGCGAACGTCGTCCAGGAGACGATCGACCTGGCGGTCCAGGCATGCGGTGCCTCGGGCATCTCCCGGCACCTCCCGCTCGCGGACTTCTACGAGTCGGTGCGGGCGTTCCGGATCATCGACGGGGCCGACGAGGTCCACAAGCGCTCCATCGCCCGGGAGGCCTTCGAGGAGGAGAACGTCCCCGAGGGCGAACTGGCGAACCTGCCGCGATACTGA
- the dph2 gene encoding diphthamide biosynthesis enzyme Dph2 — translation MSQDSSDQYPEGDLRGTGMSLKHDREWDYELDRITEAVAERDAETVGLQFPEGLKRRASAVTDDLREELPDDVTIMTSGQPCYGACDLDTYMMRRTDVFVHFGHSPMKESEKIIYVPLFSNVSVTPIMEESLSELADPEDDPDVGLVTTAQHMNKFEEMREWLEERDYEVHTRRGDDRLTHEGQVLGCNYASADVDADQILYVGGGKFHPLGLAMEHPDKHVVIADPVNNAVTVADPEKFLKQRYASVHKAMDAEEWGVIFCTKIGQGRWDQAEEIVEENDDAYLITMDEVTPDRLTNFGFDAYVNTGCPRITTDDGPQFKKPMLTPGEYEIATGQKPLDELSFDTFHGTW, via the coding sequence ATGAGCCAGGACTCGTCGGACCAGTATCCGGAGGGGGACCTCCGGGGCACGGGCATGTCCCTGAAACACGACCGCGAGTGGGACTACGAACTCGACCGGATCACCGAGGCCGTCGCCGAGCGCGACGCAGAGACGGTCGGTCTGCAGTTTCCCGAGGGGCTGAAACGCCGGGCCAGCGCCGTCACCGACGACCTCCGGGAAGAGCTCCCCGACGACGTGACGATCATGACCTCGGGCCAGCCCTGCTACGGGGCCTGCGACCTCGATACCTACATGATGCGCCGGACCGACGTGTTCGTCCACTTCGGCCACAGCCCGATGAAGGAGTCGGAGAAGATTATCTACGTTCCCCTCTTCTCGAACGTCTCCGTCACGCCGATCATGGAGGAGTCGCTTTCCGAACTCGCCGACCCCGAGGACGACCCGGACGTGGGGCTGGTGACGACCGCCCAGCACATGAACAAGTTCGAGGAGATGCGCGAGTGGCTGGAAGAGCGCGACTACGAGGTCCACACCCGCCGTGGCGACGACCGGCTGACCCACGAGGGGCAGGTACTCGGCTGTAACTACGCCAGCGCGGACGTGGACGCCGACCAGATCCTCTACGTCGGCGGCGGGAAGTTCCACCCGCTCGGCCTCGCGATGGAACACCCCGACAAACACGTCGTCATCGCCGACCCGGTGAACAACGCCGTCACCGTCGCCGACCCCGAGAAGTTCCTCAAGCAGCGCTACGCCTCGGTCCACAAGGCAATGGACGCCGAGGAGTGGGGCGTCATCTTCTGTACCAAGATCGGTCAGGGTCGCTGGGATCAGGCCGAGGAGATCGTCGAGGAAAACGACGACGCCTACCTGATCACGATGGACGAGGTGACGCCCGACCGACTGACGAACTTCGGGTTCGACGCCTACGTCAACACGGGCTGTCCGCGGATCACGACCGACGACGGCCCGCAGTTCAAGAAGCCGATGCTCACCCCCGGCGAGTACGAGATCGCGACGGGACAGAAACCACTCGACGAACTCTCCTTCGACACCTTCCACGGCACCTGGTGA
- a CDS encoding alpha/beta hydrolase, whose protein sequence is MADQPHPQVQAVLQMIDDQPVPPIHAVSVAEARGQMEAMASMRGDGEDVGNVETFEIQGPEEPLPVRLYHPDGDGPHPVLVYFHGGGFVIGSLETHDALCRSLTNAADCAVLSVDYRLAPENPFPAAVEDAYAAVEWVADHGEPVDLDPGRIAVGGDSAGANLAAATTLAVQDRGGPELAHQALIYPVVSSPVVGEEFDSYEENAEGYFLERDTMEWFHEKYVRDEIHLRNEYFAPLLAADLSGVPSATIVTAGFDPLRDEGIAYADRLESEGVDVTRDHYEDMIHGFASMVGVVDAAEESIDSIAADLDDAF, encoded by the coding sequence ATGGCAGACCAACCCCATCCGCAGGTACAGGCCGTGTTGCAGATGATCGACGACCAGCCCGTGCCGCCGATCCACGCGGTGTCGGTAGCGGAGGCCCGCGGCCAGATGGAGGCGATGGCGTCGATGCGGGGTGACGGCGAGGACGTGGGGAACGTCGAGACCTTCGAGATCCAGGGGCCAGAGGAACCGCTCCCGGTGCGGCTCTACCACCCGGACGGCGACGGGCCTCATCCCGTACTCGTCTACTTCCACGGCGGCGGCTTCGTCATCGGGAGTCTGGAGACACACGACGCGCTCTGTCGGTCGCTCACCAACGCCGCCGACTGTGCGGTGCTGTCGGTCGACTACCGCCTCGCCCCCGAAAACCCCTTCCCGGCGGCCGTCGAGGACGCCTACGCCGCCGTCGAGTGGGTAGCCGACCACGGCGAGCCCGTCGATCTGGACCCCGGCCGGATCGCGGTCGGGGGTGACTCCGCGGGGGCAAATCTAGCGGCCGCGACGACCCTCGCAGTACAGGACCGAGGCGGTCCGGAACTCGCCCACCAGGCGCTGATCTATCCGGTGGTGAGTTCACCGGTCGTCGGCGAGGAGTTCGACTCCTACGAGGAGAACGCCGAGGGGTACTTCCTCGAACGCGACACCATGGAGTGGTTCCACGAGAAGTACGTTCGGGACGAGATCCACCTCCGCAACGAGTACTTCGCGCCGCTGCTCGCCGCCGACCTCTCCGGAGTCCCGTCGGCGACGATCGTCACTGCCGGCTTCGACCCGCTCCGGGACGAGGGGATCGCCTACGCCGACCGCCTCGAATCCGAGGGCGTCGACGTGACCCGCGACCACTACGAGGACATGATCCACGGCTTCGCCAGCATGGTCGGCGTCGTCGACGCCGCCGAGGAGTCCATCGACAGTATCGCCGCGGACCTCGACGACGCCTTCTGA
- a CDS encoding MBL fold metallo-hydrolase, which produces MVHSDWGDWLPAAVADADPDGLAIWYLGCNGFVLKAHDGTTVFVDPYLGTGDPPRTVRMIPVPFDPTDVREADAVLATHEHSDHVHGPSQAPILAETGADYVGPDDSLAVADEEGWTDEWGVDDAQFHEVSEGDTFEVGSLTIHVEAANDPDATHPVSYVFEHDAGTFFHGGDARPGEPFETVGDNYDLDLGVLAFGSDGHILDKQTREPKYTKWYSDENEISEAARQLELDRLLPTHWDMWKGLTADPTALHDHVRSHEYPRRLEIAEIGDRVDL; this is translated from the coding sequence ATGGTTCACAGCGACTGGGGCGACTGGCTGCCCGCGGCCGTCGCCGACGCCGATCCCGACGGACTGGCGATCTGGTATCTCGGCTGTAACGGCTTCGTCCTGAAAGCCCACGACGGGACGACCGTCTTCGTCGACCCGTACCTCGGCACCGGCGACCCGCCCCGGACCGTGCGGATGATTCCGGTCCCGTTCGACCCGACCGACGTGCGCGAGGCCGACGCCGTCCTGGCGACCCACGAACACTCCGATCACGTCCACGGGCCGAGTCAGGCCCCGATCCTCGCCGAAACCGGTGCCGACTACGTCGGTCCGGACGACTCGCTCGCAGTCGCCGACGAAGAGGGCTGGACCGACGAGTGGGGCGTCGACGACGCACAGTTCCACGAGGTGAGCGAGGGCGATACGTTCGAGGTCGGGAGTCTCACGATCCACGTCGAGGCGGCCAACGATCCCGACGCGACCCATCCCGTCTCTTACGTCTTCGAACACGACGCCGGGACCTTCTTCCACGGCGGCGACGCTCGCCCCGGCGAGCCGTTCGAGACTGTCGGCGACAACTACGACCTCGACCTCGGCGTCCTCGCGTTCGGCTCGGACGGCCATATCCTCGACAAACAGACGCGCGAGCCCAAGTACACGAAGTGGTACAGCGACGAGAACGAGATCAGCGAGGCCGCCCGTCAGCTGGAACTCGACCGTCTGCTCCCGACCCACTGGGACATGTGGAAGGGGCTGACCGCGGACCCGACGGCACTGCACGACCACGTCCGGAGTCACGAGTATCCCCGGCGTCTCGAAATCGCCGAGATCGGCGATCGGGTCGACCTGTAA
- a CDS encoding METTL5 family protein, which translates to MSTKSGLAQRLAIVAGFENPSASLEQYRTPPELAAHLVHTADLQGDIEDRTVVDLGCGTGMLALGAALRGPTRVVGIDVDPAPLATATENERKVASASAVEWLRADATRVPLDPDGPTTVVMNPPFGAQKGNEHADRAFLETAAEIADVSYSIHNEGSEEFVEAFADDEGGEVTHAFRATFELPNQFDHHTDESRTIDAEVFRIEWP; encoded by the coding sequence ATGAGTACGAAAAGCGGGCTGGCACAGCGACTGGCGATCGTCGCGGGCTTCGAGAACCCGTCGGCGTCGCTGGAGCAGTACCGGACCCCGCCGGAACTGGCGGCCCATTTGGTCCACACGGCCGACCTGCAGGGCGACATCGAGGATCGGACCGTCGTCGACCTGGGCTGTGGGACGGGAATGCTGGCACTGGGGGCCGCACTCCGCGGACCGACGCGGGTCGTCGGGATCGACGTGGATCCAGCGCCGCTCGCGACCGCGACGGAGAACGAGCGGAAGGTGGCCTCCGCGTCGGCGGTCGAGTGGCTCCGCGCGGACGCGACCCGGGTCCCGCTCGATCCCGACGGCCCGACGACGGTCGTGATGAACCCCCCGTTCGGGGCGCAGAAGGGCAACGAACACGCCGACCGCGCGTTCCTCGAAACCGCCGCCGAGATCGCGGACGTGTCCTACTCGATCCACAACGAGGGCAGCGAGGAGTTCGTCGAAGCCTTCGCCGACGACGAGGGCGGCGAGGTCACCCACGCCTTCAGGGCCACCTTCGAGTTGCCCAATCAGTTCGACCACCACACCGACGAGTCCCGCACCATCGACGCGGAAGTGTTCCGCATCGAGTGGCCCTAG
- a CDS encoding ABC transporter permease, whose product MSAVGRIWAATVAAGKSFLRRRTAVFFTFFFPVIIILIFGSLVQTGAGGTGLFTEPAAYYVPGYLAVVVLFTPLSRVGSEVARHREGNQFEKLATTPLASWEWLLAQTLVNVAIIGLAGLLLLGLIVLVTGAEIAFSPLLIPFVGLGVALFCGGGALIGSFAGSQDGVIAASNGIALPLLFLSETFVPPSMLPEWFRPAILLSPLTYFSRGVRAATYGPGIEPLAGLPTGPLFYLGVLAGLTLVFFAGGAAALPRTD is encoded by the coding sequence GTGAGCGCTGTCGGTCGGATCTGGGCGGCAACCGTCGCCGCCGGGAAGTCGTTCCTCCGGCGGCGGACGGCCGTCTTCTTCACCTTCTTCTTCCCGGTGATCATCATCCTGATCTTCGGGTCGCTCGTCCAGACCGGCGCGGGCGGGACCGGCCTGTTCACCGAACCGGCGGCTTACTACGTGCCGGGCTATCTCGCGGTCGTGGTCCTGTTCACACCGCTCTCGCGGGTTGGAAGCGAGGTTGCCCGCCACCGCGAGGGCAACCAGTTCGAGAAACTGGCGACCACGCCACTCGCCAGCTGGGAGTGGCTGCTGGCCCAGACGCTGGTCAACGTGGCCATCATCGGGCTGGCCGGCCTGCTCCTGCTCGGCCTGATCGTCCTCGTGACCGGCGCCGAGATCGCGTTCTCGCCCCTGTTGATCCCGTTCGTCGGCCTCGGCGTCGCGCTGTTCTGTGGCGGGGGCGCACTGATCGGCAGTTTCGCCGGGTCACAGGACGGCGTCATCGCCGCGAGCAACGGCATCGCCCTGCCGCTGCTCTTTCTCTCCGAGACGTTCGTCCCGCCGTCGATGCTGCCCGAGTGGTTCCGCCCCGCCATCCTGCTCTCGCCATTGACGTACTTCTCACGAGGCGTGCGGGCGGCGACCTACGGCCCGGGGATCGAACCGCTGGCAGGTCTGCCGACGGGACCGCTGTTCTACCTCGGCGTGCTGGCCGGGTTGACGCTGGTCTTCTTCGCAGGTGGGGCGGCCGCACTCCCGCGGACGGACTGA
- a CDS encoding rhomboid family intramembrane serine protease, which yields MSPGALQISLVSEIPGWVWTLGVLASVLLSLGLVFRLERPRGHWGHALRRRFVLGVPWGTLLTVAGVAAVYLFVQGGLDHPRNPVALPFHAWSYFYPLGMVAAPFSHAGLNHVTGNLQATLLFAPIAEYAWGHFPRSRGSQSFAGLRTNPFVRMLAVPVVAVGVGLLTGAFSWGPVIGFSGVVFAFAGFALASYPITTVVALAGSQVLGLLLRALRSPITVAGSETVISTPGWAQVAIQGHAFGLLVGLLLGGYLAYRRDRLPAPARLWLATVIFAVFQALWAVYVPVSGGRFVLFRGVGVVIVFLFAVVATAAVAAPGDRTLLSTLSIPGTAREVVVDLRTRELAVIVLGATLVAFALVAAVTNLILLDPAVSGGVSVDDYTVTYAENVTHQYYSAFGLGVFGDGEFNTSGVIVASDERNFFWTTVTKGELAFHGDRTVVLGGPGTRETVVANRTGWNPVGNESAYSVSLRHGDDRRLAFSSPPTTARPRIAGRQVTIAPADGGFDLLVGNGSARLGRTEIPSVGSNRTAGGLTFNRTGDGELFAARNDTRVRIAGRS from the coding sequence ATGTCGCCCGGCGCGTTGCAGATCTCGCTGGTGTCTGAGATTCCCGGCTGGGTGTGGACCCTCGGCGTCCTCGCGAGCGTGCTGCTCTCGCTCGGCCTCGTCTTCCGCCTCGAACGACCCCGGGGCCACTGGGGCCACGCCCTCCGTCGCCGATTCGTCCTCGGCGTCCCGTGGGGGACGCTGCTGACGGTCGCCGGCGTCGCTGCCGTCTATCTCTTCGTGCAGGGCGGTCTCGACCATCCCCGGAATCCCGTCGCGCTCCCTTTCCACGCGTGGTCGTACTTCTACCCGCTCGGGATGGTGGCGGCCCCCTTCTCACACGCCGGGCTGAATCACGTCACCGGGAACCTGCAGGCGACGCTCCTGTTCGCCCCCATCGCCGAGTACGCCTGGGGTCACTTCCCTCGTTCCCGGGGGAGCCAGTCGTTCGCCGGTCTCCGGACCAATCCGTTCGTGCGGATGCTCGCCGTCCCCGTGGTCGCCGTCGGCGTCGGGCTCCTGACGGGGGCGTTCTCGTGGGGACCGGTCATCGGCTTTTCGGGCGTCGTGTTCGCTTTCGCCGGGTTCGCGCTGGCCTCGTACCCGATCACCACGGTCGTCGCGCTGGCTGGCAGTCAGGTACTCGGCCTCCTCCTGCGGGCGCTGCGGTCGCCGATCACAGTCGCCGGGTCGGAGACCGTCATCTCCACGCCCGGCTGGGCGCAGGTGGCGATCCAGGGGCACGCGTTCGGCCTGCTGGTCGGACTGCTCCTCGGCGGCTATCTGGCATATCGACGCGACCGGCTTCCGGCACCGGCCCGGCTCTGGCTCGCGACGGTTATCTTCGCGGTCTTTCAGGCGCTGTGGGCCGTCTACGTCCCCGTCAGCGGCGGCCGGTTCGTCCTCTTCCGAGGGGTCGGGGTCGTGATCGTGTTCCTGTTCGCGGTCGTCGCGACGGCCGCCGTCGCCGCCCCCGGTGACCGCACGCTCCTGTCGACGCTCTCGATTCCGGGAACCGCCCGCGAGGTAGTCGTCGATCTCCGGACGCGGGAGCTGGCGGTGATCGTCCTCGGGGCGACGCTCGTCGCGTTCGCCCTGGTCGCCGCCGTGACGAACCTGATCCTGCTCGATCCGGCCGTCTCCGGCGGCGTCAGCGTGGACGACTACACCGTCACCTACGCCGAGAACGTGACTCACCAGTACTACTCCGCGTTCGGACTGGGAGTGTTCGGTGACGGCGAGTTCAACACAAGCGGCGTCATCGTGGCCAGCGACGAGCGGAACTTCTTCTGGACCACCGTCACGAAGGGAGAACTGGCGTTCCACGGCGACCGGACCGTCGTCCTCGGCGGGCCGGGGACCCGCGAGACCGTCGTCGCCAACCGGACCGGCTGGAATCCCGTCGGAAACGAGTCGGCCTACAGTGTCTCGCTCCGGCACGGCGACGACCGCCGCCTCGCGTTCAGTTCACCCCCCACGACCGCACGGCCGCGGATCGCCGGCCGGCAGGTCACCATCGCTCCTGCTGATGGCGGGTTCGACCTTCTGGTCGGAAACGGTAGCGCGAGGCTCGGACGGACGGAGATCCCGTCGGTCGGCTCCAACCGGACCGCCGGCGGGCTGACGTTCAACCGGACGGGAGACGGTGAACTGTTCGCGGCCAGAAACGACACGCGAGTCAGAATTGCGGGCCGGAGCTAG